Proteins encoded in a region of the Roseateles sp. SL47 genome:
- a CDS encoding MATE family efflux transporter, with protein MSRRLQSFRQILPLAWPAFIGQLAVLAYSTIDTLLVARHSALDLAALAVGSAVYTSVFVGLMGVVLAISPVAGQLFGARRMTEAGDSLHQAAWLALMLAVIGELILWFPQPFLAISHASPEVAAKVTAYLRTLGIALPAALLFTAYRGFNTAVSRPKAVMALQIGGLLLKFPASALLIGGFSLGPVTVPALGAVGCAVATAVVMWSQLLVAVGVLRRDRFYEGFGFSRGGLHRPRAATLWRLLKLGVPMGASVLIEVTGFTFMAIFIARIGSTAVAGHQLAANLVAMMFMLPLALANASSTLVAQALGARDMPHARRLGWHGLELAVGIAFLMGAVVFSLREQVLGLYTRDAAIIAAALPLLGWVWIFHVADAGQTVSAFVLRAHHIATAPMVIYALAIWGLGLGGGYWLAFGEHAVALPTFMQGAMGFWSAASAGLVTASIGLSALLAWVHRTQLKD; from the coding sequence TTGAGCCGTCGCCTGCAGAGCTTCCGCCAGATTCTGCCGCTGGCCTGGCCGGCCTTTATCGGCCAGTTGGCGGTGCTGGCCTATTCCACCATCGACACCCTGCTGGTGGCCCGCCATTCCGCACTGGACCTGGCGGCGCTGGCGGTGGGGTCGGCCGTCTACACCTCGGTGTTTGTGGGTTTGATGGGGGTGGTGCTGGCCATCTCGCCAGTGGCGGGCCAGCTCTTCGGTGCCCGGCGCATGACCGAAGCCGGCGACAGCCTGCATCAGGCCGCGTGGCTGGCGCTGATGCTGGCAGTGATTGGCGAGTTGATCCTCTGGTTCCCACAACCGTTCCTGGCAATTTCACACGCCAGCCCGGAGGTCGCGGCCAAGGTCACCGCTTATCTTCGTACGCTGGGCATTGCCTTGCCGGCCGCCCTGCTCTTCACTGCCTACCGAGGTTTCAACACGGCGGTGTCCAGGCCCAAGGCGGTGATGGCCCTGCAGATCGGTGGGCTGCTGCTCAAGTTCCCGGCCAGCGCCTTGCTCATCGGCGGCTTCAGCCTGGGGCCGGTGACGGTCCCTGCCCTGGGCGCCGTGGGTTGTGCGGTGGCCACGGCGGTGGTGATGTGGAGCCAGTTGCTGGTGGCCGTGGGGGTGCTGCGGCGCGACCGCTTCTATGAGGGGTTCGGCTTCTCCCGCGGGGGCCTGCATCGGCCGCGCGCGGCCACGCTCTGGCGTCTGCTCAAGCTGGGTGTGCCCATGGGCGCGTCGGTGCTGATCGAGGTGACCGGTTTCACCTTCATGGCGATTTTTATTGCCCGCATCGGCAGCACAGCGGTGGCGGGCCATCAACTCGCCGCCAACCTGGTGGCGATGATGTTCATGCTGCCGCTGGCGCTGGCCAATGCCAGCAGCACGCTGGTGGCTCAGGCCCTGGGCGCACGAGACATGCCCCATGCCCGCCGTCTGGGGTGGCACGGGCTGGAGCTGGCCGTCGGCATCGCCTTCCTGATGGGAGCGGTGGTCTTCTCCCTGCGGGAGCAGGTGCTGGGGCTTTACACGCGGGATGCCGCGATCATTGCCGCCGCCCTCCCGCTGCTGGGCTGGGTGTGGATCTTCCACGTGGCCGACGCAGGGCAGACGGTGTCCGCATTCGTGCTGCGCGCTCATCACATTGCCACCGCCCCCATGGTGATCTACGCCTTGGCCATCTGGGGCCTGGGGCTGGGCGGTGGCTACTGGCTGGCCTTCGGTGAGCATGCGGTGGCGCTTCCCACCTTCATGCAGGGCGCCATGGGTTTCTGGAGTGCGGCCTCGGCCGGGCTGGTGACAGCGTCGATCGGCCTGAGTGCCTTGCTGGCATGGGTGCATCGCACCCAGCTCAAGGACTGA
- a CDS encoding response regulator: protein MNPRLLLIDDDARLTAMLGDYLSSAGFDVSFAGSLAQGRTELEAGQYELLVLDLMLPDGDGLEFCRQLRSDKRWRRLPVLMLSARGEPMDRILGLELGADDYLAKPFEPRELQARVKALLRRTEPQALGDEVLRFGRLEIDLAARQVRLDGNACDLTSHQFDLLVVLAQSPGRVLSRDQIMDALKGHPLEAFDRSIDVHISRIRSVIEDDAKNPRRVLTVRGAGYVFARKQDAEGLE from the coding sequence ATGAATCCACGACTGCTGTTGATCGACGACGACGCGCGCCTCACGGCCATGCTGGGCGACTACCTGAGCAGTGCCGGCTTCGACGTTAGTTTTGCCGGCTCCTTGGCGCAGGGTCGGACCGAGCTGGAAGCAGGCCAGTACGAACTCCTCGTGCTGGACCTGATGCTTCCGGATGGCGACGGTCTCGAGTTCTGCCGCCAACTGCGCAGCGACAAACGCTGGCGCCGCCTGCCGGTGCTGATGTTGTCGGCCCGCGGGGAACCGATGGACCGCATCCTCGGCCTTGAGCTGGGTGCGGACGACTACCTGGCCAAACCTTTCGAGCCGCGTGAGCTGCAGGCCCGTGTGAAGGCGCTGCTGCGCCGCACCGAGCCGCAGGCCCTGGGCGACGAGGTGCTGCGCTTCGGGCGTCTGGAAATTGACCTGGCTGCCCGCCAGGTGCGCCTGGACGGCAACGCCTGCGACCTCACCAGCCATCAGTTCGACCTGCTGGTGGTGCTGGCGCAAAGCCCGGGCCGGGTGTTGTCCCGCGACCAGATCATGGACGCGCTCAAGGGCCATCCGCTGGAAGCCTTCGACCGCTCCATCGATGTGCACATCTCGCGCATCCGTTCGGTGATTGAAGACGACGCCAAGAATCCGCGCCGGGTGCTCACCGTGCGTGGCGCCGGTTATGTCTTTGCACGCAAGCAGGACGCCGAAGGCCTGGAGTGA
- a CDS encoding glycosyltransferase family 2 protein produces the protein MELIERQHFLGAPDFRVGAPVINFVLPCYNEEAVLPETARRMERLLEELEAQELISSASSVYFVDDGSRDKTWSLIETLSNRSPRFCGIKLSRNRGHQNALLCGLMSIHGDAIISLDADLQDDLGIIADMVRAFRAGHEVVYAVRRRRDTDTFFKRVTAEGYYRILAAMGVKLVFNHADYRLMGRRPLEALRGYREPHLFLRGLVPLLGYRSTTVEFDRAERFAGESKYPLGKMLALAWQGISSFTPYPLRLITGAGVLVSLVSLSMALWALGLRILTEDALPGWASTVIPMYFLGGIQLLGLGVIGEYLAKVFESGKHRPRYQVESICGEWRGP, from the coding sequence GTGGAACTCATCGAACGACAGCATTTCCTCGGGGCACCGGATTTCCGCGTGGGGGCGCCGGTCATCAACTTCGTTTTGCCTTGCTACAACGAAGAAGCCGTGTTGCCCGAAACCGCCCGGCGGATGGAGCGGCTGCTGGAGGAACTGGAAGCGCAGGAGCTGATTTCGTCTGCCAGTTCGGTCTACTTCGTGGACGATGGCAGCCGGGACAAGACCTGGTCGCTGATCGAAACACTGTCCAACCGATCGCCGCGCTTTTGCGGGATCAAGCTCAGCCGCAATCGCGGCCACCAGAATGCCTTGCTGTGCGGGCTGATGAGCATCCATGGAGACGCCATCATCAGCCTGGATGCGGACCTGCAGGACGACCTCGGCATCATCGCGGACATGGTGCGGGCTTTCCGTGCGGGCCATGAGGTGGTTTATGCGGTGCGCCGGCGTCGGGACACGGACACCTTCTTCAAGCGGGTCACCGCCGAGGGCTACTACCGCATCCTCGCCGCCATGGGCGTGAAGCTGGTCTTCAACCATGCGGACTACCGCCTGATGGGCCGGCGCCCGCTGGAGGCGCTGCGGGGCTACCGCGAACCGCATCTGTTCCTGCGCGGCCTGGTGCCGCTGCTGGGCTACCGCAGCACCACCGTGGAGTTCGACCGGGCGGAGCGCTTTGCCGGGGAATCGAAATATCCGCTGGGCAAGATGCTGGCGCTGGCCTGGCAGGGCATCAGCTCGTTCACGCCGTATCCCTTGCGGCTGATCACCGGCGCTGGGGTGTTGGTGTCGCTGGTGAGCCTCAGCATGGCGCTTTGGGCGCTGGGCTTGCGGATCCTGACGGAGGATGCCTTGCCCGGTTGGGCCTCCACCGTCATCCCGATGTATTTCCTCGGCGGCATTCAGTTGCTGGGGCTGGGTGTGATCGGTGAGTACCTGGCCAAGGTGTTTGAGTCGGGCAAACACCGGCCGCGTTATCAGGTGGAGAGCATCTGCGGCGAGTGGAGGGGCCCTTGA
- a CDS encoding GtrA family protein, with amino-acid sequence MARAPVDTPAAGPVTLGRFGRFLLVGGVATAVHYVTAFLWLNLAGWPAVRASATGYLVGALANYALNARFTFGVKGGHGKHLPRFAAVAAMGWLLNAGGMWGLLRLGLHPYLAQPVVTILVLFFNFLLNALWAMRPHRAESAPSS; translated from the coding sequence ATGGCCCGCGCGCCTGTGGACACTCCCGCCGCCGGCCCGGTCACGCTGGGCCGGTTCGGGCGCTTCTTGCTGGTGGGCGGTGTGGCCACGGCGGTGCATTACGTCACCGCCTTTTTATGGCTCAATCTTGCCGGCTGGCCTGCGGTGCGCGCCTCCGCCACCGGATATCTGGTGGGCGCGCTGGCCAACTATGCGCTCAATGCGCGCTTCACCTTCGGGGTGAAGGGCGGGCACGGCAAACACCTGCCCCGTTTTGCGGCGGTGGCCGCCATGGGCTGGCTGCTGAATGCGGGCGGCATGTGGGGCCTGCTGCGGCTGGGCCTGCACCCCTACCTGGCGCAGCCGGTGGTCACCATTCTGGTGCTCTTCTTCAATTTCCTGCTCAATGCCTTGTGGGCCATGCGTCCGCACCGGGCAGAGTCGGCCCCATCGTCCTGA
- a CDS encoding Spy/CpxP family protein refolding chaperone, which translates to MIKRFSRPLQALSVAAVMSLAAVGVQSVQAQARPDAPPAQGKDQGPGRGERMQPGPGFGPGMPGGPGPMFLDGRILKDVGASEAQRKQIRDIFEAAHKDLKAQHEGGRQLHDQLEALMTAPTVDAAAVEQLRQQMTAQHEAASKRISQAMVDAAKVLTAEQRAKLAVELKKHKARMEKRMEHLREQGGRGGPRGGDGPHGDHDMDPPPPPKG; encoded by the coding sequence ATGATCAAGCGTTTCTCCCGTCCCCTCCAGGCACTGAGCGTGGCGGCGGTGATGAGTCTGGCCGCCGTGGGCGTACAAAGCGTTCAAGCCCAGGCGCGTCCCGATGCCCCCCCGGCCCAAGGGAAGGACCAAGGCCCCGGCCGTGGTGAGCGTATGCAGCCCGGCCCGGGTTTCGGCCCCGGCATGCCCGGCGGCCCCGGCCCGATGTTCCTGGATGGCCGGATTCTGAAAGATGTCGGAGCCTCCGAGGCTCAACGCAAGCAGATCCGCGACATCTTCGAAGCGGCCCACAAGGACCTCAAGGCCCAGCACGAAGGCGGCCGTCAGCTGCACGACCAACTGGAAGCCCTGATGACCGCCCCGACCGTCGATGCGGCCGCTGTGGAGCAACTGCGCCAGCAGATGACGGCCCAGCATGAGGCGGCTTCCAAGCGCATCAGCCAGGCCATGGTGGACGCAGCCAAGGTGCTGACCGCCGAGCAGCGCGCCAAGCTGGCCGTGGAGCTGAAGAAGCACAAAGCCCGCATGGAAAAGCGCATGGAACACCTGCGCGAGCAGGGTGGCCGTGGGGGTCCGCGCGGTGGCGATGGTCCGCATGGCGACCACGATATGGATCCCCCGCCCCCGCCCAAGGGCTAA
- a CDS encoding HAMP domain-containing sensor histidine kinase, with translation MKSLYLRIYITVVVVLLAFALGSAWLFQGRIEQERGTFEQAASERLVAMAVLVQRALPPASAPTHEQADAIEDWGQRLRMALALEDAKGRRVGASPLFERREDLPGSRVQRIPLDDGRHLLFLRIARPPGTSGPLPGPGPFQPEQGSSGSQPGGQPVREGGDRPERGDRPERGDGFSAPGTGPQDKDRRGPQDSASAPDEGASRPQRVALPEVEVTRQRMMERLEQERRAENVGSWFPAWMPRPSGEALASLLVVLFMAVAGGAYPVVRRLTRRLETLKSGVEQFGGGDLAFRVQDHGKDEIAAVAGSFNRAAEKIQTLVSSHKSLLANASHELRSPLARLKMAFAMLDEASPPQRFRLQQEINTNIAELDALVEEVLLASRLEGGAQSLRLEPVDLLGISAEEAARTGAEVEAEAGLEQLQLRGDDRLLRRALRNLLENARRYGGPQVEVKLRRAGQDHVEVQVCDRGPGVPEAMRERIFEAFYRLPGHAEVSGGVGLGLNLVKQIAAAHSGTVRCEAREGGGSCFVISLPLLQPDAL, from the coding sequence GTGAAATCGCTTTATCTGCGGATCTACATCACCGTGGTGGTGGTGTTGCTCGCATTCGCGCTGGGTTCGGCCTGGTTGTTCCAGGGCCGGATCGAGCAGGAGCGAGGGACTTTTGAACAAGCCGCTTCTGAGCGGCTTGTGGCCATGGCGGTGCTGGTTCAGCGCGCCTTGCCGCCGGCCTCCGCGCCGACGCATGAACAGGCGGACGCCATCGAAGATTGGGGCCAGCGCCTGCGCATGGCCCTGGCGCTGGAAGATGCCAAGGGCCGGCGCGTCGGCGCCTCGCCGCTGTTCGAGCGGCGCGAGGACCTGCCGGGCTCGCGGGTGCAGCGCATTCCGCTGGACGATGGGCGACACCTGCTGTTCCTGAGAATCGCCCGTCCGCCGGGAACATCGGGCCCCTTGCCGGGGCCTGGGCCGTTCCAGCCGGAGCAGGGCTCCAGTGGATCGCAGCCGGGCGGCCAGCCCGTTCGGGAGGGTGGAGATCGCCCGGAACGTGGAGATCGCCCGGAACGTGGCGACGGATTCAGCGCCCCGGGCACCGGGCCGCAGGACAAGGACCGCAGGGGTCCGCAGGACAGCGCCTCGGCGCCGGACGAAGGCGCCTCGCGGCCGCAACGTGTGGCCCTGCCGGAGGTGGAAGTCACCCGGCAGCGCATGATGGAGCGGCTGGAGCAGGAGCGCCGGGCGGAAAACGTTGGCTCCTGGTTCCCTGCCTGGATGCCTCGTCCGAGTGGTGAAGCCCTGGCCTCGCTGCTGGTGGTGTTGTTCATGGCTGTGGCGGGCGGTGCGTATCCGGTGGTTCGCCGCCTGACGCGGCGCCTGGAGACGCTCAAGTCGGGTGTGGAGCAATTTGGCGGAGGCGATCTGGCCTTTCGGGTGCAGGACCACGGCAAGGATGAAATTGCCGCCGTGGCCGGCAGCTTCAACCGGGCGGCGGAGAAAATCCAGACCTTGGTCAGTTCCCACAAGAGCCTGCTGGCCAATGCCAGCCATGAACTGCGCTCGCCGCTGGCCCGCTTGAAGATGGCATTTGCCATGCTGGATGAGGCCTCTCCGCCGCAGCGGTTCCGTCTGCAGCAGGAGATCAACACCAACATCGCGGAGCTGGATGCCCTGGTGGAGGAAGTGCTGCTGGCCAGCCGGCTGGAAGGCGGGGCGCAGAGCCTGCGGCTGGAACCGGTGGATCTGCTGGGCATTTCCGCCGAGGAAGCCGCACGCACCGGCGCTGAGGTGGAAGCCGAAGCCGGCCTGGAGCAATTGCAGTTGCGCGGTGATGACCGGCTGCTGCGCCGTGCACTGCGCAATCTGCTGGAAAACGCTCGCCGTTATGGTGGGCCGCAAGTGGAAGTGAAGCTGCGTCGTGCCGGGCAGGACCACGTCGAAGTGCAGGTGTGTGATCGGGGCCCCGGCGTGCCGGAAGCCATGCGGGAACGCATCTTCGAGGCGTTCTACCGGCTGCCTGGCCATGCCGAGGTGTCCGGCGGTGTGGGCCTGGGCCTGAATCTGGTCAAGCAGATTGCCGCCGCCCACAGTGGCACGGTGCGTTGCGAGGCGCGAGAGGGTGGGGGCAGCTGCTTTGTGATCAGTCTGCCGCTGCTGCAACCGGACGCGCTCTGA
- a CDS encoding DUF3717 domain-containing protein yields the protein MAGLHITDIESAINWWRAREPGDGIGLCPELRALAEVYALMVYHHETLCDEDSMPPAAHGAWLAWYDTTPDAPCIAICSTSQGDELCKGCGRTFDEVQNWPVLTPGEKRATWRRITLEGTAWRFNRYAERAIEARLQAAADAATRPQRQRSPTPAADTPASAPPHDGPLESS from the coding sequence ATGGCTGGCCTCCACATCACTGACATCGAATCCGCCATCAACTGGTGGCGCGCCCGCGAACCCGGCGACGGCATCGGCCTGTGCCCCGAGCTGCGTGCGCTGGCGGAGGTCTATGCGCTCATGGTCTATCACCATGAAACACTGTGTGATGAAGACTCCATGCCCCCGGCTGCCCACGGCGCCTGGCTGGCGTGGTATGACACCACGCCGGACGCGCCATGCATTGCCATCTGCTCCACCAGCCAGGGCGATGAACTGTGCAAGGGCTGTGGCCGCACCTTTGACGAGGTGCAGAACTGGCCGGTGCTGACACCCGGTGAAAAACGCGCCACCTGGCGTCGCATCACGCTGGAAGGCACGGCTTGGCGCTTCAACCGTTATGCGGAACGTGCCATCGAGGCGCGGCTGCAGGCAGCGGCAGATGCCGCCACCCGGCCGCAGCGGCAGCGCAGCCCAACACCCGCAGCGGACACGCCCGCTTCTGCGCCCCCCCACGACGGCCCCCTGGAGTCGTCTTGA
- the ettA gene encoding energy-dependent translational throttle protein EttA produces the protein MAQYVFSMNRVNKTVPPKRHILKDISLSFFPGAKIGVLGLNGSGKSTLLKIMAGVDKEIEGEAVPMPGIKIGYLEQEPKLNPEQTVREAVEEGIGGVLAAKKRLDEVYAAYAEPDADFDALAAEQGELEAIIAAAGSENTDLQLELAADALNLPPWDANIGVLSGGEKRRVALCRLLLSKPDMLLLDEPTNHLDAESVEWLEQFLQRFPGTVVAITHDRYFLDNAAEWILELDRGHGIPWKGNYSDWLDQKERRLEQEQKSEDARAKAMKEELKWVRSNAKGRQAKSKARLARFEELSDVEYQKRNETNEIFIPVAERLGNEVIEFENVTKSFGDRVLIDNLSFKVPPGAIVGIIGPNGAGKSTLFRMIQGVEQPDAGTVKIGKTAKLAFVDQSRQSLDANKTVWEDVSGGLDNIIVGKFVMPSRAYIGRFNFKGNDQQKMVGQLSGGERGRLHLAKTLAQGGNVLMLDEPSNDLDVETLRALEEALLEFGGSAMVISHDRWFLDRICTHILACEGDSQWFFFDGNFHEYEADKKKRLGEEGARPKRVRFKPIT, from the coding sequence ATGGCTCAATACGTCTTTTCGATGAACCGCGTCAACAAGACGGTTCCTCCCAAACGTCACATCCTCAAGGACATCTCGCTGTCCTTCTTCCCCGGCGCCAAGATTGGCGTGCTGGGCCTGAACGGCTCCGGCAAGTCCACGCTGCTCAAGATCATGGCGGGCGTGGACAAGGAAATCGAAGGCGAGGCCGTCCCCATGCCCGGCATCAAGATCGGCTACCTGGAGCAGGAGCCGAAGCTGAACCCGGAGCAGACCGTGCGTGAAGCCGTCGAGGAAGGCATTGGCGGCGTGCTGGCCGCCAAGAAGCGCCTGGACGAGGTGTATGCCGCTTATGCCGAGCCGGACGCCGACTTCGACGCCCTGGCCGCCGAGCAGGGCGAGCTGGAGGCCATCATTGCCGCCGCCGGTTCGGAAAACACCGACCTGCAGCTGGAACTGGCCGCCGACGCCCTGAACCTGCCGCCCTGGGACGCCAACATCGGCGTGCTGTCCGGCGGTGAAAAGCGTCGCGTGGCGCTGTGCCGCCTGCTGCTGTCCAAGCCGGACATGCTGCTGCTGGACGAACCCACCAACCACTTGGACGCCGAATCCGTCGAATGGCTGGAGCAATTCCTGCAGCGTTTCCCCGGCACCGTGGTGGCCATCACCCACGATCGCTACTTCCTGGACAACGCCGCCGAGTGGATTCTGGAACTGGACCGTGGCCACGGCATCCCCTGGAAGGGCAACTATTCCGACTGGCTGGACCAGAAGGAACGTCGCCTGGAGCAGGAACAGAAGTCGGAAGACGCCCGCGCCAAGGCCATGAAGGAAGAATTGAAGTGGGTGCGCTCCAATGCCAAGGGCCGTCAGGCCAAGAGCAAGGCGCGTCTGGCCCGCTTCGAGGAACTGAGCGACGTCGAATACCAGAAGCGCAACGAAACCAACGAAATCTTCATTCCCGTGGCTGAGCGCCTGGGCAATGAGGTGATCGAGTTCGAAAACGTCACCAAGTCGTTTGGTGACCGCGTGCTGATCGACAACCTGTCGTTCAAGGTGCCCCCGGGCGCCATCGTGGGCATCATCGGCCCGAACGGGGCCGGTAAATCGACCCTGTTCCGCATGATCCAGGGCGTGGAGCAGCCGGATGCCGGCACGGTCAAGATCGGCAAAACCGCCAAGCTGGCCTTTGTGGACCAAAGCCGCCAGAGCCTGGACGCCAACAAGACGGTCTGGGAAGACGTGTCCGGTGGCCTGGACAACATCATCGTGGGCAAGTTCGTGATGCCGTCGCGCGCCTATATCGGCCGCTTCAACTTCAAGGGCAACGACCAGCAGAAGATGGTGGGCCAGCTCTCCGGTGGTGAACGCGGCCGTCTGCACCTGGCCAAGACCCTGGCGCAGGGCGGCAACGTGCTGATGCTGGACGAACCGTCCAACGACCTGGACGTCGAAACCCTGCGCGCGCTGGAAGAAGCGCTGCTGGAGTTCGGTGGCTCGGCCATGGTCATCTCCCATGACCGCTGGTTCCTGGACCGTATCTGCACCCACATCCTTGCCTGCGAAGGTGACTCGCAGTGGTTCTTCTTTGACGGCAACTTCCACGAGTACGAAGCCGACAAGAAGAAGCGTCTGGGTGAAGAAGGCGCGCGTCCGAAGCGGGTGCGTTTCAAGCCCATCACCTGA
- a CDS encoding glycosyltransferase family 39 protein, with protein MNAVPGPVPGPVDSAGQAPVSASTAATAAAPANAANAANAANAANASAPGNAANAANAANAAKTAKTASRDAPRLRQRWWWHAPAWLLGLCVGLGYFLSSPRTGDFWWFDASRHAMNSVFVHDFFAQGGWKDPIRSAKAYYDQYPGINIGFYPPFLYLVTAPWLAVFGVSHAVCQAVVSAFAALTAMAGYAWTRPVLGRWAACAAGAMLVLAPEMALWGRQVQLDVPAVALLLWGSWALVVWLEGARRVGVGRVGVERAGGGREAGGPEAGGLDSGRPVGLGPQGPGSRWLLLAAVLLGCAMLTRVQTVFAWPLWLAVVFVHPVGRAQPWRPRLWATALYGLLSLPSVASAVYFAKVMGSLAGQMPDMPPLASWANWAWYASRFGEQLGAMGLSVLLLGLLLMVMALVRSLRRFRRPTAVLLLMHGRAGWALALGLAAWLFFTVVSNKEPRFGLPILPFVMLAALLVIGRWPQLWRMGAAPTPASAASVVSVLVLFAGMLIEAHVSHRWTDVPRVTGHREAALVAARLAPSNARVMISAHRDGNFIFSLRAEGQRPDLAVRRADKWLVDITIMRQLGIRDRGLTEDDIRALLDREHVAVVVAQTGYLGDQPSMQALERLLASGCCFVLRQTVPILGQHRPDETELRVYSRR; from the coding sequence TTGAACGCGGTGCCTGGGCCGGTGCCTGGACCGGTGGATAGCGCCGGGCAGGCCCCGGTGAGTGCCTCGACGGCTGCCACCGCTGCCGCCCCCGCAAACGCTGCAAACGCTGCAAACGCTGCAAACGCCGCAAACGCTTCCGCCCCTGGAAACGCCGCCAACGCCGCCAACGCCGCCAACGCCGCCAAGACCGCCAAGACCGCCAGCCGGGATGCCCCCCGCTTGCGGCAGCGCTGGTGGTGGCACGCGCCCGCCTGGTTGCTGGGCCTGTGCGTGGGCCTGGGCTATTTCCTCAGCAGCCCGCGCACGGGGGACTTCTGGTGGTTTGACGCGTCGCGCCACGCCATGAACAGCGTGTTCGTCCACGATTTCTTCGCCCAGGGCGGATGGAAAGATCCGATCCGGTCCGCCAAGGCCTATTACGACCAGTACCCCGGCATCAACATCGGCTTCTATCCGCCGTTTCTCTATCTGGTGACCGCGCCATGGCTCGCGGTATTCGGCGTGAGCCATGCCGTGTGCCAGGCGGTGGTGTCCGCCTTTGCGGCGCTGACGGCCATGGCCGGTTATGCCTGGACCCGACCCGTGCTGGGCCGCTGGGCTGCTTGCGCCGCCGGGGCCATGCTGGTGCTGGCCCCGGAGATGGCCTTGTGGGGGCGACAGGTGCAGCTGGATGTACCGGCGGTGGCGCTGCTGTTGTGGGGTAGTTGGGCGCTGGTGGTGTGGTTGGAAGGGGCGCGGCGGGTAGGCGTCGGGCGGGTAGGCGTCGAGCGGGCAGGGGGCGGACGGGAAGCGGGCGGACCAGAGGCGGGCGGGCTCGACAGTGGGCGGCCGGTGGGGCTGGGGCCGCAGGGTCCCGGTTCGCGTTGGTTGCTGCTGGCTGCCGTGCTGCTGGGCTGCGCCATGCTGACGCGGGTGCAGACCGTGTTTGCATGGCCGCTATGGCTGGCTGTGGTGTTTGTGCATCCGGTGGGCAGGGCGCAGCCCTGGCGGCCGCGCCTGTGGGCGACGGCGCTCTATGGGCTGCTGTCGCTGCCCTCGGTTGCGTCGGCGGTTTACTTCGCCAAGGTGATGGGGAGTCTTGCAGGCCAGATGCCGGACATGCCGCCATTGGCCTCTTGGGCCAACTGGGCTTGGTATGCCTCCCGCTTCGGGGAGCAGCTTGGGGCCATGGGGCTGTCCGTATTGCTGCTGGGCCTGCTGTTGATGGTGATGGCACTCGTTCGGTCCCTGCGGCGGTTCCGACGGCCCACGGCCGTGCTGCTGCTCATGCATGGGAGGGCTGGGTGGGCGCTGGCCCTGGGCCTGGCGGCCTGGCTGTTCTTCACCGTGGTGTCCAACAAGGAGCCGAGATTCGGTCTGCCGATATTGCCGTTTGTGATGCTGGCAGCCCTGCTGGTCATTGGCCGCTGGCCGCAGCTGTGGCGCATGGGCGCGGCGCCTACGCCGGCATCTGCCGCCTCGGTGGTGTCTGTCCTGGTGCTCTTCGCCGGCATGTTGATCGAGGCGCACGTGAGTCATCGCTGGACGGACGTCCCCCGTGTGACCGGCCATCGCGAGGCTGCCTTGGTGGCGGCCCGCCTGGCACCTTCGAACGCCCGGGTGATGATCTCCGCGCACCGGGATGGCAACTTCATCTTCTCCCTCCGGGCCGAAGGCCAGCGGCCCGACCTCGCCGTGCGCCGCGCCGACAAGTGGCTGGTGGACATCACCATCATGCGTCAGCTGGGCATTCGGGACCGCGGGCTGACCGAGGACGACATCCGCGCACTGCTCGACCGCGAACACGTGGCGGTGGTGGTGGCGCAAACCGGCTATCTGGGCGATCAGCCCTCGATGCAGGCGCTGGAACGCTTGCTGGCGTCGGGCTGCTGCTTCGTACTGCGCCAGACCGTGCCCATCCTCGGCCAGCACCGGCCCGACGAGACCGAGCTGCGTGTGTACAGTCGCCGCTGA